GTCTTGATTACCATCGATTAATGGAAACCATGATAGCCAATGAAGAAATATGATGATGATATAATGGGATTTGCCCGTTGCGTTCTGGATGAATCGGAAGCCAAAAGATTGTCTGATCGGGCCGCTCGCAATACCGAGGCCCTTAGGCGTGCTCCGGAAAAACACCGGGATACCGATTATCGACAGGCTTTTTCGATAGACGTTGATCGTATTTTACACGCCCACGCTTATGCACGTTATATTGACAAAACCCAGGTGTTTTCCTTGGTTCAAAATGATCATATTACGCACCGGGTGCTGCATGTCCAGTTGGTTTCTAAAATTGCACGCACCATCGGGCGATATTTAAGCTTAAACGAGGATTTAATTGAGGCGGTTGCCCTTGGGCATGACATCGGTCATGCACCTTTTGGCCACGATGGTGAACGTTACCTTTCCGATTTGTGTCAAAACTATGGAATCGGCACATTTCAACACAATGTGCAAAGTGTACAGTTTTTAGACAAGGTTGAACGCAAGGGCCTCGGCTGGAATCTATGCCTACAGACACTCGATGGCATTTTGTGTCACGATGGCGAGGTGCACAATCAAATGCTGCAACCCAAATCCGAAAAAGACTTTGACACGCTGGATCGTGAAATGGCGTGCAAAATAAAAGACCCCGCAACCGGTCTGGTTCCAATGACATATGAAGGATGTGTGGTTCGAATTGCTGACACCATTGCCTATATTGGCCGTGATATTGAAGATGCCATTCGGCTGGATCTAATTGATCGCTCTGATTTGCCGCGTACCAGTGTCGAATGCCTGGGCAACACCAATGGCACGATTGTTTTTAACCTGGTGACCGATATCATCCAAACCAGCTTCCAAAAAGATGTTGTGGCCTTTAGTTCAGATGTATCGCAGGCATTACAGCGCTTGAAAAATTTCAATCTGGAGCGCATCTATCTTAATCCCAAAATAAAGGCGCATTCCGAAAAGCTCAAGAAACTCTTTGGTTTCCTTTTTGAGAAATATCTGTCCGATCTCAAACACAAAGACATGGCATCTGTTATTTTTCGGCAATTCCTCAATGGCATGTCAGAGGCGTACACAGAAACCCACAGCAGCGCAGAAATTGTGCGCGATTTTATCGCCGGTATGACAGATGCGTATTTCCTAAACCAGTGCCCGATTGACATGCGCCCATCCATCCAGCACATGTAAATTTTAGAAAAAGCGCTTGAGTTTCAAACCCAAAACCCGTAAATTAGATATAAATATAATTGCTCGATATAACAAACAAATTGAGGTTTGTATCATGAAAACCATGTGGGCTCCCTGGCGGATCGAGTATATTTTAGGTGACAAAGAAAAACAGTGTATCTTCTGTGCCGCATTGGCGGATCAGGATGAATTGACACTTTATAAAGGCCAGGTGACCATGGTGACGATGAATAAATTCCCGTACATAAACGGACACCTTCTGGTTGCACCCGTGAGGCATGTTGCCAGCCTCGATCAGCTCGCTAAGTCAGAAATGGGCGATTTGCTGGCAACCGTTGAACAATCGGTTGCGATCTTGAAAACCAGCATGCAACCCGATGGGTTCAATGTCGGCCTTAACCTGGGCAAAGTGGCCGGGGCCGGGGTCGAGGAACATCTGCATTTTCACATCGTGCCGCGCTGGTTTGGAGACACCAATGCCTTAACAGTATTTGGTGAAGTGCGGGTAATTCCAGAGCACATTAAAGCCACTTTTAAAAACTTAAAGCCACACTTTGATAAATTAAGTATAAGCAATAAAAAATAATATATTTATAAATTTATATTATTTGGAATAAAAGCCCACGACTTGCACTTGAGTCAAAAGTTTGTCATAGTCCCCACTTTGGTGCAATACTGGCCATAAAAATAAAAGCGAACAAGCTGTGCCGTTTTGATGGACTGATGAGCCCACCCAAATTAACCCCCATGCTAAAGCAATACCTCTCGATAAAAGAGGCGTATCCAGATACGATCCTTTTTTATCGCATGGGTGATTTTTACGAGATGTTTTTTGAGGATGCCCAGGTGGCTTCACGCGTACTGGATATCACACTGACCTCCAGAAATAAAAAAGATGAATCTCCGGTGCCCATGTGTGGTGTGCCCCACCGAGCAGTTTCCGGCTATATCGCCCGAATGATCGACCACGGGTACAAAGTGGCTGTTTGTGATCAGATTGAAGATCCCGCCAGCGCCAAAGGGCTGGTTAAGCGGGATGTTGTGCGCGTCATTACACCAGGAATGATTATCGATGACGCCTTTTTGGACAAACGTTCACATAATTTTGTTATGGCACTGTCACGTCATGGCGGAAATTTCGGGTTGTCCTACTTGGATATCTCCACCGGTCTTTTCCGTCTGGTGGAGTCTGATGATCAAGCGGCCATTGTGGATGAATCGTTGCGATTATCCGCTCGTGAAATTTTACTGGCCGAATCGGTCAAAAACGACCCCTATATGGCCACCGTTCGGACTGCTCAAATGGACCGTGCGCTGACCTATCTGGAGGATCGGGCATTTGACACCAAACGATGCTACAACCGACTCACCGAACAGTTTAAAACGATTTCGTTAGAGGGTTTCGGATGTGAAGGAATGTCTGCCGGGATACAGGCTGCCGGCGCGCTTGTTTTCTATGTCCGCGAGACCCAGAAACAAACAATTGAGCATCTGACCCATCTGGAAACTTACTCTCTGGGCCATTATTTGCTGGTGGATGACGCCAGTTGCCGCAATCTGGAACTTGAAAAGAACCTGCATACCAATAAGCGACGCGGCACATTAATGGGGGTTATTGACCATACGCGATCAGCCATGGGCGCGCGTTTGCTAAAAACATGGCTGCGATATCCGCTCATTGACATCAACGACATCCGGGCCCGACACCAAGCGGTTGCTGAAGCAAAAGAAAATATCCACAGCCGTCAGAGCCTGCGTGATCTGTTAAAATCAGTGTTTGATATCGAACGGGTTAGTACCAAAATCGTTATGGGGCACGCCAATGCCCGGGATTTAATTGCGCTTAAACGATCACTGATGACCCTGCCGCACATTCACACCCTAGTGTCAAAGCTGGCATCGGCCCTTTTCAGCTGGGACGATAATCTCAACCCCTTATATCAATTGTCAGATTTAATCGAAAAGGCGATCCGGGAGGATGCGCCGCCGACCACCAGCGAAGGCGGTATGATCAAAGCGGGCTATGATGATGCTCTGGATGAACTTGTTAAAATCAGTCAGGATGGAAAAGGCTGGCTGGCCAATCTGGAAATCCAGGAACGCAAAGCGACCGGGATCACTGCCTTAAAGGTACGGTATAACAAGGTTTTCGGTTACTATATCGAAGTGCCCAAAAGTCGCTCCTCTGAAGTGCCGGCCAACTATGTGCGCAAGCAAACCCTGGTCAATGCCGAGCGCTATATCACTGACGAGTTGAAAACCTTTGAAACAAAGGTTATAAATGCAGAAGATCAGCGCGCCGCCCTTGAGCTTGAGATTTTCAATCAAATCAGACAGGAAGTGGTTCAGCAGTATAAACATCTTGAAAGCGCGGCTCAATTTTTGGCGCGCTTGGATTGCTTGCTAAATCTGGCTGAGGTTGCCGATCAAAATGATTATTGTCAACCAGAAATGACCCTTGATGGTCTAATCGATATCGAGGACGGGCGGCATCCGGTGATTGAAAAAATGATCACCGCCGAACGGTTTGTACCCAATACGGTTTCGCTGGACAATGAAACCAACCAGATCCTGCTGATCACAGGGCCCAATATGGCTGGAAAATCAACAGTGCTGAGACAGGTGGCCCTGTTGGTCATTATGGCCCAAATGGGATCGTTTATTCCGGCCCGCAAGGCGACGATCGGTGTCGTTGATCGGATTTTCACAAGAGTCGGCGCGTTGGACAATCTGTCCCACGGACAGAGCACCTTTATGGTTGAGATGCAGGAAACAGCCAACATTCTCAACAATGCCGGTGAGCGCAGTTTGATTATAATGGATGAAATCGGCCGTGGAACCAGCACCTATGATGGGCTCAGTATTGCCTGGGCTGTTGTCGAGTATCTACACGATTTGCATAAGACCGGCGTGAAAACCCTGTTTGCGACCCACTATCATGAATTAACGGAGCTGGCCCAGCAAAAACCGCGGGTTAAAAACTATAACATCGCAGTGAAGGAATGGAACGACGAAATTATCTTCTTGCGAAAATTGGTAGAAGGCGCCACCAATCGCAGCTATGGTATTCAGGTGGCCCGTTTGGCTGGTATACCGGAAAAGGTCATCAACCGATCCAAAAAAATTCTATACCGCATCGAGAACCAGGAACAGGAAATGGCCGACTCCTTTTCTGATCTAAAAGAACCCTCGCAAGGTTCGGTACAGATGGACTTGTTTCACCATAAAAAAAATTGGTTTGTGGATAAGCTGGCCAAGGTGGATATTGGCAAAATGACACCGCTGGAGGCACTCAACTACCTCAACGAGCTCCAGCAAAAAGCCAAAGATGTTGCGGAATAGAACCAGTGAACAAATCGTGTATGGATCGCGCCTAAATCGAAAGTGCACCATGTTTCTGACTTGATGGAATGATGCAATGCTGCTGAATGCACACCGAAAATCCGATCTGCTTACTGCAAAATGTGGCACACGCTTTATTGCTCTGTGGTTTCTGGCTGCTGTGGTGCTTTATTCCGGTATTTCGTTGGCGGCCCCGCGCGACGTGTATTATGAAGCCGAAACTTGCTACCGCAGTTTGCGTCAGGATCCTAAAAAAATAAAATACCGCCACAACTGGATGCGGTGCATTAAAAAATTTCAATCAGTCTATAAACAGGATCCTGACGGGCCATGGGCAGCAGCCGGTCTTTACATGTCGGCCAAGCTGTATCAGGGTCTGGCCAAATATTCAGGGCAAGCATCAGATTTGACTGAAGCCCGGGACCTTTTTGAAAGAGTGGTCCAGCGCTATCCAAAAAGCCGTTACCGGCAAAAAGCCAGCTTTGAGCTGCGCCAGATGGGCAAACCCGTCGTTGCGAAAAAAGCGCCAGCACCCCAAAAAGCGACAACAGTAAAAAAGACAACGCCAAAAGATACCTATATCAGCGCCGAGGCTTGCTACCGTAACCTGCGAAAAAGCAATCAGAAAATGAAATACCGCAGCAACTGGCAGCGCTGCATCGATCAATTCCAGTCCGTTTTCAATCAGGATCCGCAAGGTCCCTGGGCAGCAGCCGGCCTTTTTATGGTGGCGACCCTTCATCAGCGGCTATATTCCTATTCAAAATCTTCAAATGACCTTGCGACCGCATCCGATACATACCATCAGATTATCTCGCAATTTCCTGAAAGCCGCTATAAAGCCAAAGCCCGTGCTGAAATCAAGAAAATGCCGTACGTTGCAAAAAAGTCGCCAAGAGGCCCATCAGATCCCATTGGGGAAAAAATCAAGACCAGTGAGGCGCGCAAGACAGCTCCCCCGGCTGAGCGCAAGCCTGCAGTCCGGGCTGCGCCCGGCGGAATGGTGACAGTCACCAACCTGCGTCACTGGTCAAATCCCAACTATACCCGGGTTGTGGTTGATGTTGATAGAGAAACCACTTATTACCACCATTTGCTTAAGAAAGATCCTTCCATCAACAAGCCCCAGCGTCTTTATGTTGATTTAAGCAACAGCCGACTGAGCAAAGATATCCGCAAAAGCATTCGGATTCATGACAATTTGCTGAGTGATGCGCGTGCTGGTCAGTATTCAAAAGACTCTGTCAGGGTAGTGGTTGATATTAAATCTTTTGAAACCTATAAGATTTTTTCACTCAAAGACCCGTTTCGCATCGTCATTGACGTGTGGGGCTCCAAAACCGCCAAAAAATCACCCAAAACCGGCCTGGCGCCCACTGTTAAAAAGGGCGGCAAAATCCCACCCGGCTCGCTGGCTAAACAACTGGCGCTGGGAGTTCAACGCGTCGTCATTGATCCGGGGCATGGCGGCAAAGATTACGGCGCACCCGGTTACCTTAGAGGCGTTCACGAAAAAAACGTGGTCCTGCAGATTTCCAAACGACTGGCAAAAAAGATCAAAACAGAACTGGGTTTGGAAGTCATTCTCACCCGTAATTCTGATCGTTTTTTAACCTTGGAGGAACGCACGGCATTTGCCAATACCAGAAATGCCGATCTGTTTATATCAATTCATACCAATGCATCGCGAGACCGCAGAGCTTACGGTCTTGAAACCTACTTTTTGAACCTGGCCACGGATGAAGAGGCCATTCGGGTGGCCGCCATGGAAAACGCCACATCCACAAAGAATATTAGCGATCTGCAAAAGATACTATTTGATCTGATGCAAAACGCGAAAATTAACGAATCCAGCCGTCTGGCTTCATTTGTGCAAACTTCCATGGTTGGACATCTGCGTAACAAGCGCTACACGCGTGTAAAAAGCAAAGGTGTCAAACAGGCACCTTTTTATGTCCTTTTAGGTGCGCAGATGCCGTCTATTCTAGTTGAAACGGCTTTTATCAGCAACCCTCGCGAATGCAAACGTCTGGTCAATCCCAAATACCAAGACCGCATCGCAGAAGGTATCGTTAAAGGAATTCGAAACTATATCAAAGCCACCAGCCCGACTGCATTTCAAAAACAATCTCACCAGATCCAACCCCGGGGATAGCCTTCAATGACGGACAAACCATCCGATATGGCTCCGCCTTTTAATCCTTATCTGGCCCTGATCGTGGGCACTTTGGCTGTGTCTACCGGCGCCATTTTCGCGCGCCTGGCAGATGCGCCCGCGCTGGTCATCGCTGCCTACCGTGTGGGTCTGGCAACGCTTATCCTAACGCCCATTACCTGGTGGAAAGCCCGTGAGGAAATTAAAAGTCTATCAAAACAGGATCTAAAACTGGCAGTCATCTCCGGTTTTTTTCTGGCCCTTCATTTTGCAACCTGGATATCCTCGCTGGATTACACATCGGTGGCCAACAGCGTCGTGCTGGTCAATACCAACCCGCTCTGGGTTGGCCTGTTAACGCCTCTTATTGCCAAAGAACGGGTTCAACGGGCGGCAGTGTACAGCATTTGCATCAGTGTGATCGGCGGCGCCATCATTGGTTACGGTGATTTTGCCACTGGCGGAAAAGCGCTATTGGGCGACGGACTTGCGCTGGCCGGCAGTATCTGTGCTGCCATTTATTTACTTTTAGGCCGCAGTTTGCGGCGTAAGCTGTCTTTGTTGGCTTATATCTTCATTTGTTATGGCAGTGCAGCAGTTATTCTGTGGGCTATCGTGCTGGTTTTAAGAATGCCGATAACCGGCTTTAGTCACGGTACAGTAGCTGCTTTTTTGGGCATGGCGCTCATTGCCCAAATTATGGGGCACAGCACCTATAATTGGGCTTTGAGGTGGCTCAGTGCCGGCCTCATCGCCGTCAGCCTGCTGGGCGAGCCCATCGGCAGCACGATTATGGCTTATTTTCTTTTTGACGAAGGCCTGACGGTTTATAAAGTGGTCGGTGGTGTTATCATTCTATCAGCCATTTATATAGCAGCCTCCAGCGAAAGCCGCAGCAACCAAAAATAAATCCTTTCGATTTAAAATTTGACAAAGTTTGTTTAGTACTTTATCTGAGACTTACTTATATTAATGCAAGGGAAGGAGATATCTTATGGCATACGAAAATATCATCTATCAGGTTGACGAAGGGATTGCGACCATTACCTTTAATCGACCTAAAGCCCTCAATGCTTTGAATGCCGCCCTTTTGGAAGAATTATCACAGGCCCTGGACGTCATTGAGACTGATGAAACGATTCGGGTTTTGATCCTTACCGGTGCTGGTGACAAAGCGTTTGTGGCCGGGGCCGATATTTCCGAACTGGCTACTTATAATTCATTGACAGCCAAGCTTTTTGCTCAAAACGGGCATGCCATTTTCGCCAGACTGCAGGCGTTGCCAATCGCTGTGATCGCAGCTGTCAATGGGTTTGCCTTGGGTGGCGGCACAGAAATCGCGATTGCCTGTGATTTTATTTATGCCTCGGAAAACGCTAAATTCGGTCAACCGGAAATCAATTTAGGGCTAATTCCGGGGTTTGGCGGCACGCAGCGTCTGCCGCGTTTAATTGGCGCCAATCGGGCCAAAGAGTTGGTCTTCACCGGTAAAATGATCTCTGCGGCCGAAGCCGAAAAAATCGGGTTGGCCAATAAAGTGGTTCCTGCAGATCAATTGATGGCTGAAGTCATGCAAACCGCCAGGGAGATTGCCGCCAAAGGAAAAGTCTCTCTAAGGGCTGCAAAACAGGCCATTAACCACGGTTTAAATACGGATTTGGCCACCGGCATTCACATTGAGGTCGAGGGCTTTGGCATGTGTTATGGCAGCGCCGACGCCAAAGAGGGCACAGCCGCATTTCTTGAAAAGCGCAAAGCAGATTTCAAAGGCAGTTTGAAGGATTAAGCAAACCCGGCTGCTGGCAGTCGCCAGTGACCAGAAGATTTGCTCATGGAAAATAAACAAAAATCCACATTTCAATTGATCTGGGGTCTTTTGCTGCTGATGGCCGGTATCGGAGTTTTCTTTCGGATTCCCCAGATTATGCCGGAAATAAAGAAGATTGAGCACTTTGGCCCCTATATGGTCTTTATCTATTTTTGTTTTTATTTAGTTGGTATTCTGCTGGTGGTCGGCGGCGGGAAAAAAGTATTTAATTATCTAAAAACAACAAAAGCAGAAAGCACTGGAGAAAATACAGAATAAGTGCTTTTGACATGCGATTTAAGGGGTTTTAGATTTACTTCGAAACTTTTCAAGTTGTTTTCTGTAGTAAGACCGATTTCCTTTCGCCAGCTTTAACGCCTGTTCACCGGCTTCAATGGCTTCAGCGTGCAATCCATTGACAAAATAGCTTTCCGCCAAAGTGTCATACACATGGGATGATGGGTTGAGCCCAATCGCCATTTTGGCCAGCAGCAAAGATCTTTCAGGATCGCGAAGCGATATATCTTCGCAGGTCGCATAAAACCACGCCAGGTTGTTGAGCACATGCGCATCATCTGATCGCAGCGCAAGGGATTTCTCGTAAGCTTCTTTTACACCCTGGTAATCTTCACGCTCGTAGTGCAGATCTCCCATGAGCCGGTACAAATTTGGATTATCCGGTGACTTTTGCAATTCTCTGACAATCACTTTTTCCAACACATTTTGATTCATCTTGCTGCCGATAACCCCCATATTGAGTTGATATCCCACAAGACCAATCAGCAATATGGCGACAAGGTAAACACCTATACTCTTTTTCACCTTCTGATCGTGGCGTCGAATCCAGCGTCTGTCGAATTCGCATTTTTGTAAATACTGGATACGTTGCCGAATAGAGAAATGGTGCCAGTTGGGTCGGTCGGCAGATTGCCCGCTGGTGGTCACAATTTTTTCAAGTGTAGAGATGAGCGGTTTTGCTGAATCAAAAAGAGAATATACATACGTATCTGCCTGGCGTTCGAAATTGCGCATATAGAATCCGAAAATGAAGCGAAAATAAACCAAAAAAACAACGATAATCACAAGGCTGAAAAGGGCTGAGAAGATGGTGGTCTGGTCAAAACCGGTTTTATTAATCAACCAGTAAACGGGCTCAGCATAAACCATACCAAAAAGAATGATATCAAAGGTCACGTAAGACAAAAGCATATAGCCGACAAAAAACATCAGGTAAAACATGAGGTGTTTTCTTTTAACATGTCCGATTTCATGAGCGATGACAGCGTCAATTTCTTCGGGTTCGAGTAGTCGCAGCAGGGAAGGGGTAACCAGGATGTAGCGAAACTTTTTGATTAAACCCATTACGCCGGCTGTAATCATTTTACCGCCGAATATTGGCCAGTATAGAATGTCAGCATAGGCAATGCCTGCTTTACGACATAGGCGTTCAATGCGCTGGCGATGCTCGCCGCTTTCGAGCGGTTTGCATCGCCAAAATTTTTGGATCATTGCCGGGCCGACCACCGCCACTGCAACTAGAAAAAGAAGAAAGTAAATGATCTCACCTTCGGTAGTCTCAAGAAAATGAGCCGGCCATTCAAAAGGCAGGGCCTTAATCAAGTCAGCGAAGCCGGAAAGAATCAGCCAGGGCAGCAATACCGGTATGGAAAAGGTAATATTGGAAAGAACATATGATTTTTGGGAGATGTCGCTGCGGTAAAGCTTTTTGTAAGGTCCATAGGCGCAAGTCCAAACGAGCGCGAGATAAAACACAAAAAGACCCAGAAACAGCAACGCTTCAAGGGTTGGAATGGTTGAAAATATGGGGATGTCGATGAAAAAAGATGGCAGACTGAGGCCGTAAATATCAACAGCGAAAATCAGAACCGCCATGATGGACTGCCGCATTAAAGTAGAATGAAATTGCGCGTCCAGCGCAGCAAAATCGTTACTCGTAATTCGCTTTTCGAGTCTGCGAAACAAAAATGTGGTGAAATAAAAGAATAGGACAATAAAACCAATGAAAAGCGTGACGGTTTCAAGGCCGCTAAAGTTGGTCTCTTCTGACGGTTGATAGGTCAGATAAATCAGCAGGACAACGATGAAGTATAGAAAATTTCCAAACATATATTTTCAGAATTGCTCAATTCGTTCGATTGGTTTTGTATGTTTAATTGGTTGGATTCGTCATTAAACATATGACTCAATTCAAGCAATCAAACCAATAAGACGAAACAGACTTTGAAACTACTCTGAAACTTTAATTTCGCATTCCGCAAGTTTATATTATAATCTTGACTGGTATAGAATGGCGTCTTTTAATTTATTAGTTGTTAAAGTCTGTATAAAGGTAAAAAACAATTTTTAAAATGAGAGATTTTTTCGTTGAGCAAGGCCGCACAAGGGTTTTTGCCTGAGGCGTACTTTGAGTACGTCGAAGGCAGAAACCCGCGGAGTACGCAGCTCAGCGGAAAAAGATCCATTTTTATTCTCTGTAATACCGTTCTTTTTCACTATATATACACCCACAGTACTGCTGGCGGTAAAGCCCCATTTCCTTGGAACAGTCAATGCCTTCTTTCCAGCCGGCGCGAAAGTCCTGATAAAGAAAGGGCACCCCCACCGATTTGCCGATGGATTCGCCCATCGACCGAATCAAGTCGTGCTGCTGCTTTTTGCTGTATAGCAATGTGGATGAGTAATAATCAAATTTCCCGCGCTTGGCGACCAGGGCGGTTGAGCGCAGGCGGTCATGATAGCAATACTGACAGCGCTCGGACTCCCGAAAAGCGACATTTTGAATAAACCCTTCCAGATCGTACCCTTCCTGATAAATGACTTTCACATCCATCTGTTCGGCGAAGACTTCCAGGGCCTCCTGACGCTTCTGGCATTCGGTATAAGGGTGGATATTATGGCGGTAAAAAAAACCCATCACCGCCAGGCCCTCTTTCCGCATTGTTTTAACAGGGTATACAGCGCAATTTGCGCAGCAGATATGCAACAAAACTTTCATTGTCTTTCTCCAAAGATGGCCGTGCCGATTCGCACCAGTGTCGCGCCTTCTTGGATGGCTACTTCAAAATCACCTGTCATCCCCATGGACAGCTCTTCCATGGACACATTCGAGATGCAGTGATCTTGGATGTCATCGCGCAGTCGGCGCAAGGCGGCAAAAAATGGCTGGACTTTTTCCGGCTGGTAAAAGTAGGGCGGCATGGTCATCAGCCCCCTGATGGACAGGTTTTTTAATTCGCTGACCGCTGTGATCAAATGAGCTGTCTCTTCTGTTGCAATTCCGGATTTTGTATCTTCTCCGCTGATATTGACCTGAATCAGGATCGGTTGAATTTTATCCACTTTAGCGGCCTGCTTGTCGAGTTCACGAGCCAGTTTAAGCGAATCCACCGAATGAATCAGATCAAAAAGCCGCACCGCATATTTGGCCTTGTTGGATTGCAAATGACCGATAAAATGCCATGAAACAGGGTATTGAACCAGGGCCTGAAATTTATCGCGCGCTTCTTGGACATAGTTTTCGCCCAAAATAGTGACGCCGGCCTCCAGCGCCTCTCGAACCCTGTCAGGCGCAATGGTTTTGCTGACCGCAACCAGTTGCACGGACCCCGCATCCCGTCCACAGCCCTCCGCCGCTCGTTGGATACGCTCTATTATTTGATCCAGTCTCTCTTTCATTTTAGATTCTAAACATAAGCATGAAGGTTAAAAATCTAAAGCAATCACACCTTCTTCAATCAGAAAGCTCATGACCTCGCAAACAGGCAGTCCAACCACATTGGTATAGGATCCATTGATACTTTTTACCAGAACAGACCCAATGCCCTGGATTCCATAGCCACCGGCTTTGTCAAACGGTTCACCGGTTTGAATATACCATTCGATTTCCGCATCGCAGATAATTTTAAAGCGCACGTCCGTTTTGACGACATCCGTAAAAAGCCGTCCGGTGCTTTTGCAACAAATACAATATCCAGTATAAACTTGATGGGTTTTGCCGCTCAGGCGTCTGAGCATATCTCTGGCAGCTTCTTTAGAATCCGGTTTGCCCAGAATCTGCTGCTCGGTGCACACAATGGTGTCGGCCCCGATGATCCAGCTATCCGGGTGTTTTTCAGATATATCGGTTGCTTTGGATTCAGCCAGTGTTCTGACAAAATCATCCGGATCAGATATTGTCACCCGTTGCTCGTCGACGTCACTGGGGATGACAGAAAAAGTAAGCCCCGCCTGTGCTAATAGATCTCGTCGCCGCGGAGAATTGGAAGCAAGAATTAGCTTGTTATGTTGTACCGCTTTATGCATCCCAGATGATTAACAAATCCATTGATTTTTGACAAGCTGTTGCCCGTCATCCCTTTATTAAAATTTTGAAACGCTCAGCCATGGTACAATTGCTGAGCGCTTGTCGAGGTCGAAGATCCGCCTCTGGAGGATTGCCGCCCTGTTGGGGCGAAGCTGAAAGCGAAGCCCAAAGCTACACTGCAGATGTCGTTCCGCCTTGTTGGGGCGTAGCTGAAAGCGAAGACCAATATAGTTTTCTATGCGGAATGGCATTTGACACTGCAGATGCGCTAGTCCGCCATACAGGTGGAGGATAAAGATCGATAAGCCCACAGGGTTTCAAATTTTAAATATAAGAAAGATCGTATTCCTTTATATAATGTCATCTTTTAAAATTTGAAACGTTCAACCAAGAAACCTGGGTTGAACGCTTGTTTAGGTTGCCGCATATACAAGGAAAATGTTGTTTGGCTATAGTTGACTATGCCAAACGGCATT
This genomic stretch from Desulfobacterales bacterium harbors:
- a CDS encoding enoyl-CoA hydratase-related protein — protein: MAYENIIYQVDEGIATITFNRPKALNALNAALLEELSQALDVIETDETIRVLILTGAGDKAFVAGADISELATYNSLTAKLFAQNGHAIFARLQALPIAVIAAVNGFALGGGTEIAIACDFIYASENAKFGQPEINLGLIPGFGGTQRLPRLIGANRAKELVFTGKMISAAEAEKIGLANKVVPADQLMAEVMQTAREIAAKGKVSLRAAKQAINHGLNTDLATGIHIEVEGFGMCYGSADAKEGTAAFLEKRKADFKGSLKD
- a CDS encoding M48 family metalloprotease, whose product is MFGNFLYFIVVLLIYLTYQPSEETNFSGLETVTLFIGFIVLFFYFTTFLFRRLEKRITSNDFAALDAQFHSTLMRQSIMAVLIFAVDIYGLSLPSFFIDIPIFSTIPTLEALLFLGLFVFYLALVWTCAYGPYKKLYRSDISQKSYVLSNITFSIPVLLPWLILSGFADLIKALPFEWPAHFLETTEGEIIYFLLFLVAVAVVGPAMIQKFWRCKPLESGEHRQRIERLCRKAGIAYADILYWPIFGGKMITAGVMGLIKKFRYILVTPSLLRLLEPEEIDAVIAHEIGHVKRKHLMFYLMFFVGYMLLSYVTFDIILFGMVYAEPVYWLINKTGFDQTTIFSALFSLVIIVVFLVYFRFIFGFYMRNFERQADTYVYSLFDSAKPLISTLEKIVTTSGQSADRPNWHHFSIRQRIQYLQKCEFDRRWIRRHDQKVKKSIGVYLVAILLIGLVGYQLNMGVIGSKMNQNVLEKVIVRELQKSPDNPNLYRLMGDLHYEREDYQGVKEAYEKSLALRSDDAHVLNNLAWFYATCEDISLRDPERSLLLAKMAIGLNPSSHVYDTLAESYFVNGLHAEAIEAGEQALKLAKGNRSYYRKQLEKFRSKSKTP
- a CDS encoding Maf family protein; its protein translation is MHKAVQHNKLILASNSPRRRDLLAQAGLTFSVIPSDVDEQRVTISDPDDFVRTLAESKATDISEKHPDSWIIGADTIVCTEQQILGKPDSKEAARDMLRRLSGKTHQVYTGYCICCKSTGRLFTDVVKTDVRFKIICDAEIEWYIQTGEPFDKAGGYGIQGIGSVLVKSINGSYTNVVGLPVCEVMSFLIEEGVIALDF
- a CDS encoding epoxyqueuosine reductase QueH, translated to MKVLLHICCANCAVYPVKTMRKEGLAVMGFFYRHNIHPYTECQKRQEALEVFAEQMDVKVIYQEGYDLEGFIQNVAFRESERCQYCYHDRLRSTALVAKRGKFDYYSSTLLYSKKQQHDLIRSMGESIGKSVGVPFLYQDFRAGWKEGIDCSKEMGLYRQQYCGCIYSEKERYYRE
- a CDS encoding YggS family pyridoxal phosphate-dependent enzyme, encoding MKERLDQIIERIQRAAEGCGRDAGSVQLVAVSKTIAPDRVREALEAGVTILGENYVQEARDKFQALVQYPVSWHFIGHLQSNKAKYAVRLFDLIHSVDSLKLARELDKQAAKVDKIQPILIQVNISGEDTKSGIATEETAHLITAVSELKNLSIRGLMTMPPYFYQPEKVQPFFAALRRLRDDIQDHCISNVSMEELSMGMTGDFEVAIQEGATLVRIGTAIFGERQ